A stretch of the Prochlorococcus marinus str. MIT 0918 genome encodes the following:
- a CDS encoding BolA family protein, whose product MVHSEEVISSIQEALPDAQVDVEDLSGGGGDHLNVNVVSSAFIGLTRVQQHQLIYKALKDELATEAIHALALKTSTP is encoded by the coding sequence ATGGTTCATTCTGAAGAAGTGATTTCGTCAATACAAGAGGCACTCCCAGATGCCCAGGTTGATGTTGAGGATTTGAGTGGAGGTGGTGGTGATCATTTGAATGTAAATGTTGTATCTTCAGCATTTATAGGACTGACAAGAGTCCAGCAACATCAATTAATTTATAAAGCTCTTAAAGATGAGCTTGCTACAGAAGCCATTCATGCATTGGCTTTAAAAACTTCTACCCCTTAG
- the grxD gene encoding Grx4 family monothiol glutaredoxin → MEMGTQKRIEDLINSNPIMVFMKGTKLMPQCGFSNNVVQILNSLGLDFETFDVLSDMEIRQGIKDFSNWPTIPQIYLKGEFLGGSDILIEMYNSGELREKIEIALAS, encoded by the coding sequence ATGGAGATGGGTACACAAAAACGAATTGAGGATTTAATCAATTCCAATCCAATAATGGTTTTTATGAAGGGAACTAAATTGATGCCACAATGCGGTTTCTCAAATAATGTGGTGCAAATCCTTAATTCTCTTGGGTTAGATTTCGAGACTTTTGATGTTCTTTCTGATATGGAAATTAGACAAGGCATCAAAGACTTTTCTAATTGGCCAACAATTCCTCAGATTTATTTAAAAGGGGAGTTTTTAGGAGGATCTGATATTTTGATTGAGATGTATAACTCAGGAGAACTTCGCGAAAAAATTGAAATCGCACTTGCCTCATAA
- a CDS encoding DUF6761 family protein — MTSQVFEHPECIKHFQSICDACQQLINTFHTPSELKLYTDGYLDALRKERALSSKDQEKLEKLVLQWIMDPSSFVGPDGDLNNLYFQKEI, encoded by the coding sequence ATGACATCCCAAGTTTTTGAGCATCCAGAATGTATAAAGCATTTTCAATCAATATGCGATGCGTGTCAGCAACTTATCAATACTTTTCACACACCTTCAGAATTGAAGCTCTATACAGATGGGTATTTAGATGCTCTTAGAAAAGAAAGGGCACTAAGTAGCAAAGATCAAGAAAAACTTGAAAAACTTGTCCTGCAATGGATAATGGACCCTTCTAGTTTTGTAGGACCCGATGGTGATTTAAATAATCTTTATTTTCAAAAAGAAATTTGA